The following DNA comes from Fundulus heteroclitus isolate FHET01 chromosome 1, MU-UCD_Fhet_4.1, whole genome shotgun sequence.
CCGGCTTTGCCGTGGTGAACGGTCTTCACGTGGGAGCGCAGGTTGTCCACCCGGTTAAAGCCGCGACCACATTTGTCGCAAAGAAACGGCTTCTCGCCTGAAACGAGGCAGGAGGGATTATACAAGCTGCCGTGGGGCAGTAGTCTACAGCTTTCCAGCACTACCTCTAAACTGAGTCCTGGAACCAAGCTTCTTCCCACCTGTGTGAATGATGATATGTTTGGACAGATCTCCCACATTCACAAACGCCTTGTTGCACATCTGGCACTTGTGCGGCCGCACGTTGTCATGATGACGGATGTGATTGGCCAACTGACTGGACTGCACGAATCTGTTCAGATAtcaatttgggggaaaaaaaaggtgagcATTCCTGCCATATGCTGTGGAGAGATGACGAGACTTACAAAGAAATATCGGTAACAGCTGTGTGTTGTGTGTCGTTGGGGTTGAACATGAGATTAACTTTCAGGTATGCTCAATTTTATCTCTTTCTCATAGAATATGATAGGTTATTACACCATTATACATATCGAATTAAGGCAATAGAGGATAAGATGAAAGAGGCAAGCAAGCTGCATCTATGACATGGACAGAAATTAAAGGGATCAGTTCACAGGATTCCCACACATTTCACTTTTCCAGTTTGAATTCTGTACTTTTCTAGACTGCACCAAGATGTCAGGTTAGCCCCGTTTATAACAACAAACGTTTACTATTACTTGAGTGGAGGTTGGGCTTTAAATACTGAACctccaaaaaccaaaaattgTGAAGGACGGACGGACTGCAATTACAGTAAGATTGGAGGATGCGCGATAAAGCCTGGTTAATATGGACCAAAACTAATTTCTCAATATTATTAGGCTGAATCCCGATAAACGATAtttagcttaattttttttttaaacaaaaggtaaTTCTAAAAAAGCATCCCTGAATCAAATCTTTATCCCAAATCTCTCTcaggcacatttatttaacaaacaactgtagataaatatgagaaacggtTGAAATATAACcgactggaatacataaaagtataataatAAGATAAGCCAGACCATctcaatataaacaatataatctcatctccctttaaaaaaaaacttgatatttttaaaatctggcCCTAATGGATGACAATGTGCAAATCGGCTTCCAACTGAGCCTGAAAAAAAGCTAAGTGAATGAACGTAAATACAAATGGGGAACTGGAAAATTACAGCAACGTTACAATCAGAACCTATTGAGGCGCACGGTGTCAGGAGAACATATTCTGATGACAAAATGATACAGTCTTGCACAAACTGATATTGCGATGAAGACTGTGATTGAATATTTTGTCCAGCTTCATATTCCTCTAGTCTTCTCTGTAGCTCTAAGATAAGTGAAGCTATATCCTTTTAAACACAAGAGGTCCGAGCAGTTTTgccacaacaaacaatgcaagttaatagtttatttttacagtcAACTGGAGTTTTAATTTTTGTCAGATCTCTTGTCTAATTTCTTAGCTGCTGTTTCACCAAAACGTCGTTATGATTACATAAGGACAATAAAGACTCATGATTCTTGATTCACTGTAGACTGGAGTAATTTGTTTGAGTCGTTACTTCATTCGTACTGAAAGTCCTGAAGTTGAACGAATTTATAAAACTGCAGACTTCTAGATAAAAACGCAGGATCATTTTGGGAATAATCATCATCACCAAAACCAAGACCAAGCCAAAAAGATACTTTGACATTTCAAACTATGTGGCAGCACCACTGGGAGACACttaaaaacagacattaaaGGTGTAGAATCAGGACATGGGCGTGGCTAcacctttatcatttttaaaacactgttttttttatttatgtaagattgtttttctcctgtgttTCAAAATTACTTTTCACTTTGgagttcttaaaatgtgttttagtgtGAACACTAAAGGCCAAAAAGATAAGAAGCTTTTGCATTTTCAAATAGCACTGGCCTATATAGCACCTAAATGTTTCCCGCCAACAGgtttcccttttctttctcaCGTCTGTCATCTTTGGATGACCTCAGACTTTCTATCGCAGCTATCTGCACGATCGAGTCTCGCCCAGCTTACCTTTTGCCACAGCGATCGCAGACGTAGGGCTTCTCGCCGGTGTGCTGGCGGACATGAGCGATGAGGGAGCTGGCCTGGGTGAAAGCCTTGCCGCAGACAAGACAGACGCAGGGTTTTTCTCCTGCAACACATGCCACAGCGCGTCATAAGGCTGGGAAATTATCAACGTTAATTTGGGACTTCGGGGGACAGGAGAAGGAGAACATGCGGCTGATGAAACAGAAGTGACAGAGCAGAGTGTGACGGGACTACCTGTGTGAATGCGCTCGTGGCGCTGCAGAGCTCCGGGGTCACTAAAAGCTCTCTGACAGTGCGAACACACGTATGGTTTCTCCCCGCTGTGAACGCGCAGGTGTCTCTTTAGGTTTCCTAAAAAAGGCAGCGACAACCCACAACAACAGAGAGACCGGGATGTCAACTTCATTTGATATCAAATATTAGAGAACATACACATTTGAGCTGCTTCGTAATCAGTAAGTGCCGGTTATatacatgaaacatttttttcattggcTCCACATGTGACTCATCCATTGATACCAGTGCCTGTTTCTAAAAGACTGCTTTGATTGAGTCATAATACGAGCCTACACGGTAAAATGGGTTCAAGATGTGGCCATTGACCTGAAAATTCAGGCAAGAAAAACACCCAGCATCCTTTGAGacccaaaataataaaaaaaaggggtttCTGGCCTTGTCTGTGGTGAAAAAAACTAACATGGCAAATCAACCTGAACACCATCGTCACGGTCAAAAGtgggggtggcagcatcgttCTGGGGGGGCTACTTTCTTCAGCAGTGAcagggaagcaggtcagagttggtgggaaaatggatggagctaaagggCAATcctgtcagaggctgcaaaTGACTCCAGACTGGGGCAGGATAACAACCCTAAACACAAAACTACTAGCTGGCTTTCCATTTATGTGATACAATCCGAGCTATTCTCCAAACAAGAATGGGCAACAGTTTCAGACTACTGATGTACAAGGCTGGCAGAGACGTACCTAAAAGATTTGCAGCTAAGTACGGACTCAGAGTGGCTGATTACAGACGCTCGCCACAATCATCAGATTTTTAAGGTGACAAAAAGTATCTTTATCCCTAGATTTCACATTCaagctctactttgtgtttgtaacaGAATCTGATAAAGTTCAAAGATTGTGAAGATACGACagtttcagcaaaaaaaacaacacaaaagagTTTTTCAACCTGTGCTTAAAATTCTTCTTCGGAAACATTTCTTCCTCTTACCTGAAGTGGTAAACTGTTTTCCACACTCCTTGCACTTGAGAGGCCCGTCTGCAATGTGGACCTTCAAGTGTGCCTTCAGATTTCCCACCTAGtaagaaaaggcaaaacaaaaaaaaagatctaaaaacGTAAAGGACATTTAGCGCGCGTTGTAAAAAGCTCTCCCTTTATAAAGCGAAGCAGTAACAGCAGCTCTTCAGAGCGCACGGTCACCTGGTTGAAGCGCTTGTCACAGTGCGGACACTTGTTGCCCTTCTCCGTGTCGTGCGTCTCCAGGTGTCGCATCTTGGCGGTGGGGTCGGAGAAAGCTTTGTTGCAGAAGTCGCACTGGTACGGCTTCTCCCCGCTGTGCACCAGCTGGTGGCGCTTCAGGTTGCCCGAGGTGGTGAAGAGCTTGGCGCAGACGTCGCAGCTGTAGCGCGCCTCGCCCGTGTGCCGTTTCCGGTGCAGGTTGAGCAGGCTGATCTGCCGGTAGCTCTTCCCACAGGTGGAGCAGCTATACGGCTTCAGGGGACTGGGACGGGGCAACAAAGGGGCAATGATGCAGGATAGGAAGCTGACCGAGCAGAAAGACGTGGAAGCGAGTGCAGAAACGGGAACCTCACCTGTGGGTTTTCTCGTGGGCTTTACAAGCTGCAGGGTCGGAGAAAGCCTTGTTGCAGTCGCGACAGCTGAACGGCTTCTCTCCGGTGTGGATACGCATGTGTCGCTTAAAATTACCTGTGTGGGTAaacttcttcccacagtcctaaaaaaaggaaaaaaaaacattaatatcgTGTCGAGACTTAAGTGAAGCTTTAAGGGAGAAACAGCTTATTCTACAGCCAACATTTAAGGAATCTGACCGGCACGTCCACACACAGGTTATATCAACAGAAAGTAGCGCATGCttgtgaggtggaaggaaaataacaaatggctttaaaacatgttttagcaAATAGTCACAAAATTGCTTGCTTTTGTATTGCTTATATATCCAGAAAGCATCCCAAAATTGCCTTCAGCTCAACCTCAGGGTTGTGTTAGTGAATTTGagagcagacgggtcagggaggaagctGTGGAGGAGTTTAGTTCATAAAAGAATATCCCGAATGTTAGCCACCCCACGCTGCTCTGCCCAATCGATCATCTGAAGATGAAAACCGCAAATCTACCGAGACATGGACATCCATATAAAATGAGAGGCCAGAGGACGTCAACCAGACAAGCGGCCAGGAAGCCCacggtgactctggaggagccgtGGAGATTCAAAGCTGAGCTCTGACAATCTGGTAAGATCTCATGTTTCCCATAATCCGTGTAAAGCACAatagaagaaggtgctctggtcagaccagactgaaaagaaaacacagcagcGCTGCTGTGAatcgtggtggtggcagcatcatgctgtggggatgcttttcttcagcagagacagggaagctggtcagagttcatgAGAAGATGGCTGAAGGGGAAAACCTGCTGCAGGCTGAAAAACATCGACACTGGGGCGGGTGTTAGCTTTCCAGCAGGGCAGCTTGAAAAGTACAGCCAGAGGTGCCACAATGGGTTTAGATGAAAGCATTTTAATACATTACAATGGACCAGTCAACGTCTAAATCTAATTTCAGGAAATAATCTGTAGCAATAATTCGAAACGGATGTTGATcctaaaggaaaacaaacctcCTACAAACATTATGTCTCACCCCACACTTGTGCGTCACAGAGCTGTAGGGCTTAGACTCGGACCGGTTGCTCATGGACAGCGCCAGGATGTGTCTTCCCTCTTCCTCGCTGTCTCCTTCCATGTGTTGATCAGTGTCTTCGTCTGCCTCTTCaacctcctcctcatcatcatcagtctCCTCAGAGTCAGGTTCCTGTCCCTCGGCTGCCTCTTCGGCCTCCGTCGCCTTTTTCGCCCTTTTTGCCTTAGACTGACCTTCATCCTCAGAGTCGTTTCCTGGAACGATAATAACCCAACGTTAGGAGCAGAGAATAAAAcggtaaaatagtttttttgccAGAGAAGCGGACCAGGTGGAGACCTACGCCGAGCAGGTTTTCTGATCCTTCGTCCGCGTGAGCTCATGTAGGACGAGCTGCCTGAAGGCCTCGCCTGCGGTTCTGTAGATACAGTTGTAGCTTATTAGGATATCagcttttcagatttcttaTGTGCCATTCATGAACCATCAGATCTCATATATCTTTACTTGGTGTGTAGTCAGCATCCGAGGGGTCGTCCTGAAATCCTGTAGCGTTCGGCGTGGAgcattcctcctcctccttcactcGCATCGTCTTCTGTGCAGAAACCTGAGCGCCTTTGGGGGGTCTTCCTCGGCCCGTGGGCTTTCTGCCGGGATGAGGCCGAGAGGCAGTTTGTTGTGGATCGACAGAAATGTCTCTGTTCACATCGTCCTCCCTCTGTAGCTCCTTGTGATCTTCTGCAGACGTGCTAGCAGGACACTCCGCCTCTTGTGCTGCGACCTCCGACAGCTGGACGTCAGCGCCGTCCTTCTGCTCTCTTCTAACCGCCTTTTCTTCTGGTTGGTCAAAGAAATGCAAAGCACAGGATTAGGGCGATACGGGCCAGAAATAAGGCTGAATACAGATATATGATATTTATcccaatatgtttttcttttgataaaTTAACTATAAAAGGCGTCTGTGAATCAAatctttatcccaaatgtctcccAGGCATGTAGATAAatacagctgtagataaatatgagaaacagctgaaaatcaacctactggaatacataaaattaGAATTATAACGCAACATAGACCATGTCCATATAAATGATATAAActcatcttatatctctttttaaaaaatctctaTATTTGTAAAATCTCCATATATTTCCCAGCCCCAGACAGGATGTGTCAGGATTTAAGAATGTGTTGGTCAGTCAGAGATTCAAACTCCAGCCCCTGACTGTAAGATGACTCAATGTCAAGACAAACAAATGCCGTTCTGTCAAAAATACACCGAGCCGTGAAGCATTTCCTCCCTTTACTTGAATAGTGCAGCCCTGATCTGATTATTCTCAGCTTGtcaacacacacaaagaaaaatccaaacatttaAAGACCTGGCTCATCATCAGGAAGATCCAGGGTTATGATGGACGGAGCTTGATTTGACATCGACTGATATGCAGAACAAGCATTTATGATTTCCTGCATCTGCAGGAAGTGGGCAACGGACAACACATCTTCAATGTTCTGGGTACTTAAGCTCAGTTTGGAGGTGTACATAAAATCCAGGACTTGACCTAAACCTGGAagaaaaaccagaaaaacaCAAGGGCTGGTTAGGAAGAGAAGATAAGAAGCCTCAGCGCTTCTAAAGCGTCAGACTGGAGCCTACCAGCTGCGTTGCTGATGTCCAAATGCACCACATCCTTCTGATCCAGGAAAAGGGTTCGGAAGTAGACGCTGCAAGCTGCCAGCACGGCTTTGTGGGCCTTGAAGTCCACGCCGTCCACCACGAAGGTGCAGTCGCACAGCAGGCCCTGCTTACGCTGCTTGTTAAGCTGCTCCAGAACCTCCCCGCTGTGCCACGGGAAATCCATCGCTCTCAGGATCGAGGGCGAGGCCGGAGCTCAGCAGGGACGGGGGTCTGTGAAtgggaaacataaaaaaggcCCATTATTATGCTGCTGCTTTTAACCGAGGTATCAATTAATCACACTGTACGTGGATATATGAatttaccagaaaaaaaatgaatagtacaaatttgtataaatgtacaccaaaaaaattatatagTAGATAtttcaacagcaaaaaaataagtaaatctcAAACTCAAAGTTGATCTGCCAAAAAGGACAAGAATGCTGCATGAAGTATTCAGTTAAACAACTCaaaataagaagaatatataCAAAATGTAATCATTCATGAACtcaaaacaaaaggcaatttaaaAGTTGACAGAGAAAACAGTATGTGTCTTAtcagatgaataaaaatgaagccAGCTGATAAAAATGTGCCCCGGCAGAAACACTAAGTTTGTTGCAACCCTTCCTTTTGACTTGCCCGGTTGTAGAAGAGCAACATGTTCAGAGAGGAAAGATATGTGTGCGTCGACATTGTGattcttttaatttaatcaagAAGGAAAAACTGCTTCATTGCTTTAGCCCCTAAAAGGCAGACATGATGATGATCAAGCTTTGTAATTTTAAAACTCTCCCAGTACACACATGCTGTTATGCTTTTAGATATTTGACAGACGGCAGAGacccagtttttttattttttatttttttggggggggctTTAATAATACATATCGAACAATAGATGTGTGGTACgggtagaaaaaagaaaaagggtcaataaaacgTTTGATAGAACAGTTTCCCTTCCTTTTACactctagcctatcatgtaggtttaatattacagtcattacatccttccaaccaatcacaaacacagacttaggaacgctccgtcaccaagccccgcccctttcAAAGGGTTCAGCGGCAGAGcacttttttcttctcttttattttttaaatgttgcagttttggttgaataaagggttgagtttgaattcaagTGATTGTGTGCTCTTTATCTAAAAATCCGTCATCAAGCAACAGCCAGGGCTGCACGTAaaatatacgttttttttttgataaccaTCAGTATCattcaatatgatttctgtctgatcgacatgttttttttctatatcgtccagccaaTTTTACAATACATTATCAAACACCAATAATGGACACGGACAAATGGTGAGACTGAGGTTTATTAAAAACTGAAGTGTGAATTCTTGAAAATCCAGTGGCGCTTCCTCGCTCATCTGGAGGCAGTCAATGCAggacagtgattttttttttcctttctgtgaTGTTGATGGAGAATCTGCATGTAGTAATTATGTTACTGACACTCAATTAATATCTAATgccatttgttttacttttcttattttaaaaaccatgtCCAGggtgaaaatatttatttagcctCTGTACGTTTTAGCTTCTATGTTGTTGTGTAAaattcaacttaaaaaaagcaacaagaaTTTTTGGTGCAAAGGGGATTTTATTTTCAGCCTATGAAGCTATTTGTAAGCTATTTGTAATGGATTGCATAACTTTCCTCCATTTATTGCCATACACACTGCTATACTGGATTCATAATACAGTAAGAAGTGCGTGAACTAAGTTACTCTCAGGGAATCTGTCATTTATGCTCCAACCTACTGATTAAAGGTGATTAAGCCACCGCCCCCTGAATATTGTTTGTTATCAATTTAGTTGTTCATGTCGCCAGCATTCATACCTGTCAACATGTTTTCATCTAGCAAAACCTGTGTTCAATtaagttttaaaaagaagaatgtATTAAAAACCATAGAACAGGAATATTTTTCAACTACctagggcaggggtgtcaaactcattttggtttaggggccacattcagcttaatctgatctcaagagggccacaagagtaaactcattgcaagattaaatagaactaataaatgtggacttgttgttgatttttatattaaatgaatttcacttttacacaatatattatgaataacctcagcgtttttaagaaaagtatgtgcaatttcaacaatacttttactcagttaaacatttacttaagtgcattgtgcataagaactgatcacagtgattatacaatgttgaaaaacatttattcacattttttggaacttaaaaacattgttctgcatgacaaaatacatcaaacagataaaaattaagaaatgatttaaatttttccacacctgaagcttaatctgctaattaaaacacagcgcccctcgtggacaatataagaactgcatattttcaattaaacaaaatacatgtttttttttcaataattgttttatcattctcttccttttatcttgtccacttgtgaaagtcaaatctgatgagctctttgtggcatcttattgccacattgccagacaggacactggaaaaaaaaaaaataatatatatatttttttatattgataatgcatttagccacagggccggactaaattgttcggtgggccggatccggcccgcgggccgtatgtttgacacccctgacctaGGGTATattccagaaatcaatattgaCAATATAGAACATTCTGTCCCTATTTTATGGTACAGCAAAGAATTCCAAATTAGCCTTTCCCATATAATATTGAGTCGATCTACAACAGTGCAACAGTTGAAGGACATGTCTTGTTTTGGGATTTAGCATCAGGGATCTGTTACACAGGCACAGCCCACACAGTGGGAAACTCTGCCAACTGGATCAATCATTACTCTGAAATCCTTTTAGTAACCTATTCAATATGCCAGTAAATTACTTGGATGCGAcgactgtttatttatttattttatgatgatgatgttgcGCGTTTTAATAATTAGACAACAACTGCCCATTAcagccagcaaaaaaaaaaaaaaaaaaaaaaacagcaggctATGACATAAAAAGAGTGTGATGTAAGGATAGCTAGCAAAACCATGAGCTCTGTTTTCAGTCGCACCAAACTAAAGTCACATCAAACTAAAGTTCCACTTTAATCCAGGTGGTCAAGCACATGTTTACAGAACCGAATACTTTGCAGCGAACAGCTCAGGTTTGACAGTGCACCGCATCGATTACAATTCCTCCATCCTTGTGGCTTTGCTATCAGGGATTAATTTAGCGTGCCTGCATGCATGCAGGGAAGGAACAAGATGTCGGCTCGCAGTGTCAGAGCCAGCCCTCCTCTCCTGTTGTTTTCACGGCTAGCTCCGTCTCTATACGCTCATTCGGCGCCATTGTTAGaggatttttaataaaaactccACAATTACCTGTTTGTGTCGGCCTCCTCGCCTCGGCTTTACGGTGTTAAATTACGCGGTGTTGTTTGGTTTGTAACTCGGGGAGGGGAAAAAACGAACCCAATCGAGTTTTTCGGTGATCGATCCTCCTTTGCTAACTGCATCCGCCGCCATCTTCCTCTCGCTGATCGATTGATATGGACCAGCCGGATGTGTCACGCGCGCAGGCGCAGTGGGAGCACTTGTTATGCTAACAGATGACCACAAGATGGCGCAAAATGTCTGACTTTTAGGTTTTTGAAGTCAGTGTAATTGTAATACAATCGTTGGCAGGAACACGTTCCTCAAATATTATGtgtatttaatttactttttgtaTCTCCTTAATCCGTAGAAATGAATGGACCCGTCTGCTTCCGAGCGGCCAGATGAAACATtcagatatataaaaaaaatctcccttaTGAGGCCTAATAGAACAAATCAATAAACAGCTTTAAATGAGATCTTCAGGCAAATTGGAACCAGCAGCGCTTCCATGGTCACATAGGTGCAgtttattcaattaaatatgttaaaatactAAAAGCAGGCACATTTTTTAGAAACAGAAATTCTCCAAACCCACTGTGAAGGATCGACTGGAGGATGACGTTGTTCTTGTTGTCTGTGCCAGACATTTGCTGTGATTAGAGACTTGACTACTTATCAGGTAttggtggggtttttttttctccatctttctAGACTCATTTCACAATGTACTATGATAGTCAGGATCAAGAACGAGACATCAAATAGACAAAGCAAGATAtgaaaagccaaataaataaattgtcaaGATATCACCTGAGAGCCAAGTGAAGTCTTGAGCCACAAGAAACTGGAAGACCACAAGAATATCTGGCTTCCCATGAAAATACGTCTGGGCAAATTGGAATGCCTGAAACGTTTTGCAAAACGCTGTATCAACGTGGCAGATAGCTTTGTCCAATTCTTGTTTGACCACATCCTAAATGCTGATGTTTTCAAATGGATGccaaacaaaagagaaattgtttagccaaaataaataaatgaatgtatcCCTGTATTATAAAACTAGAGAATAATCTGGAATAAATTACATACAGCATCCCaccacatttattggcaccACTAGTAATGgtgtataaaaaaacataaaattaaatcaCCTTTTCCTCCAGCTGAAGAAATATTTTCCTCCCTTGCCATTCTCCTGAACGTGCTTTGTGGTCTTTGTTGAGTCTtgttaataacattttttttttacaaattttaatcaATGCTGTGACTGTAGATAtgtaggcatgtagacatgcagctattgtattttttttttttttgtggccatGTTCTCTTTCTTATTTTGAAGACTGAATAAGAGAAATTGACCAGTTTCACATAATCTTTATACattatacataaaataaagtaatgaaTTATTGGCTAAAGGTTTATTGACACTCTGATCAATTTAACAAAGTAAATTATGCATTAAAGTTACTGCATATTGACTTGTTTGGAGTGTCCATAAATGTGGTAATGTGGTTGCTATTATTAttgctggatttattttttcaaaccaaATGAATGTACCCAAATTAGTGGTTgcattttccaaattattttctaaattattttgcGTTAGATTCtgaaattatatataataaagcatatatatttattttaagagtctttacaaatatttttgttgGTGGTTAAAATGTGTAGGGGCTGCTGTACAGCCAAGGAAAATCAAAGCAAgtacctttttaaatatttaaccttGAAtagtttctttcagttttttcagAGAAGGAGTACGGGATTCACGATGACATTTTCACAAAAGCTGAACCGAAGCCCGTCATATTCACTAAGCAGTAACTGAATTGAAACTCAGTCTCGGATTACTTTTGAGAATAGCTGCCTTGTGGTCGTCACTGTCCACACGTCTGCACATCTTTGTCTGGATATTTTCCTTATTCAAAGTTGTGGTGAAGGATAGTCCGACATTTTTAat
Coding sequences within:
- the zbtb17 gene encoding zinc finger and BTB domain-containing protein 17 isoform X1, coding for MDFPWHSGEVLEQLNKQRKQGLLCDCTFVVDGVDFKAHKAVLAACSVYFRTLFLDQKDVVHLDISNAAGLGQVLDFMYTSKLSLSTQNIEDVLSVAHFLQMQEIINACSAYQSMSNQAPSIITLDLPDDEPEEKAVRREQKDGADVQLSEVAAQEAECPASTSAEDHKELQREDDVNRDISVDPQQTASRPHPGRKPTGRGRPPKGAQVSAQKTMRVKEEEECSTPNATGFQDDPSDADYTPKPQARPSGSSSYMSSRGRRIRKPARRNDSEDEGQSKAKRAKKATEAEEAAEGQEPDSEETDDDEEEVEEADEDTDQHMEGDSEEEGRHILALSMSNRSESKPYSSVTHKCGDCGKKFTHTGNFKRHMRIHTGEKPFSCRDCNKAFSDPAACKAHEKTHSPLKPYSCSTCGKSYRQISLLNLHRKRHTGEARYSCDVCAKLFTTSGNLKRHQLVHSGEKPYQCDFCNKAFSDPTAKMRHLETHDTEKGNKCPHCDKRFNQVGNLKAHLKVHIADGPLKCKECGKQFTTSGNLKRHLRVHSGEKPYVCSHCQRAFSDPGALQRHERIHTGEKPCVCLVCGKAFTQASSLIAHVRQHTGEKPYVCDRCGKRFVQSSQLANHIRHHDNVRPHKCQMCNKAFVNVGDLSKHIIIHTGEKPFLCDKCGRGFNRVDNLRSHVKTVHHGKAGMKRLVVTGGTMEEVGEDAVGAESTDEIKIVTVTTEDIVTLATEALAGSAVAQLTVVPMTASVSADETEALKAEITKAVEKVQEEDPNTQILYACDSCGDKFLDATSLAQHVRIHTAQALVMFQADSDFYQYTTATTTEEGDDGAATWQPAPEQVIQEGELIFRTAEEERKAEGVDGETPEEQGSATVIHIEEAVEVEETTSEYQTNEKGGEEENEKHMKSEGQG
- the zbtb17 gene encoding zinc finger and BTB domain-containing protein 17 isoform X2, with product MDFPWHSGEVLEQLNKQRKQGLLCDCTFVVDGVDFKAHKAVLAACSVYFRTLFLDQKDVVHLDISNAAGLGQVLDFMYTSKLSLSTQNIEDVLSVAHFLQMQEIINACSAYQSMSNQAPSIITLDLPDDEPEEKAVRREQKDGADVQLSEVAAQEAECPASTSAEDHKELQREDDVNRDISVDPQQTASRPHPGRKPTGRGRPPKGAQVSAQKTMRVKEEEECSTPNATGFQDDPSDADYTPKPQARPSGSSSYMSSRGRRIRKPARRNDSEDEGQSKAKRAKKATEAEEAAEGQEPDSEETDDDEEEVEEADEDTDQHMEGDSEEEGRHILALSMSNRSESKPYSSVTHKCGDCGKKFTHTGNFKRHMRIHTGEKPFSCRDCNKAFSDPAACKAHEKTHSPLKPYSCSTCGKSYRQISLLNLHRKRHTGEARYSCDVCAKLFTTSGNLKRHQLVHSGEKPYQCDFCNKAFSDPTAKMRHLETHDTEKGNKCPHCDKRFNQVGNLKAHLKVHIADGPLKCKECGKQFTTSGNLKRHLRVHSGEKPYVCSHCQRAFSDPGALQRHERIHTGEKPCVCLVCGKAFTQASSLIAHVRQHTGEKPYVCDRCGKRFVQSSQLANHIRHHDNVRPHKCQMCNKAFVNVGDLSKHIIIHTGEKPFLCDKCGRGFNRVDNLRSHVKTVHHGKAGMKRLVVTGGTMEEVGEDAVGAESTDEIKIVTVTTEDIVTLATEALAGSAVAQLTDETEALKAEITKAVEKVQEEDPNTQILYACDSCGDKFLDATSLAQHVRIHTAQALVMFQADSDFYQYTTATTTEEGDDGAATWQPAPEQVIQEGELIFRTAEEERKAEGVDGETPEEQGSATVIHIEEAVEVEETTSEYQTNEKGGEEENEKHMKSEGQG